A genomic stretch from Mycobacterium paraterrae includes:
- a CDS encoding Zn-ribbon domain-containing OB-fold protein, whose protein sequence is MADDSAGTRPLPALTAGNRPYWTSGAEGVWRLQRCPECERLIHPPTLRCQYDHAVPVWEALSGRGTVESWTVNHHPFFPGIPTPYVIAFVNPVEDTRARVLTNLVDVDPERIHVGMPVRVTFESCSDGEDDDVYLPMFSPER, encoded by the coding sequence ATGGCTGACGATTCTGCGGGCACGCGACCGTTGCCCGCGTTGACGGCTGGCAATCGCCCGTACTGGACGTCGGGCGCCGAAGGGGTATGGCGGCTACAGCGCTGCCCGGAATGTGAGCGTCTTATCCACCCGCCCACGCTGCGTTGCCAATACGACCACGCCGTACCGGTGTGGGAGGCGCTGTCGGGCCGTGGCACCGTCGAATCCTGGACGGTCAACCACCACCCGTTTTTTCCCGGCATCCCGACGCCGTACGTCATCGCTTTCGTCAACCCGGTCGAGGACACCCGCGCGCGGGTGTTGACCAACCTCGTCGACGTCGACCCTGAACGGATACACGTCGGCATGCCGGTTCGCGTGACATTCGAGTCCTGTTCCGACGGTGAGGATGACGACGTCTACCTGCCCATGTTCTCCCCGGAGCGGTGA
- a CDS encoding thiolase family protein, with translation MAGRLTDDVIISGIGQSDIGRRLGRDPLELTIDACVAAVEDAGLTLADIDGLTTYPGASMAGKGFSGAGLRELHDALGIRPNWVAGGVEYPGQLGAVVDAMLAVAGGMANHVLCWRSIWEGTAQGSGRRRGYGVPAGSRATGQLGWQLPYGVSAANLAALQIRSRMERFGLKREQLAQIAIVQRAHAKLNPKAVYTDPIDLDTYLGARMVSDPLCMYDCDIACDGATAFVVSRAEHAAALDHPGVVVEALDCAHHDRFLWEGGQDIARLNSRWSTIWKRTDFTPADVDYASLYDGFSVFVLCFLEDFGFCQFGESGEWVADPARFSLGGELPINTAGGQLSGGRLHGFGHLHEACVQVRGDGGVRQVPDAALAACGVGGANSGTTMMLLRRSN, from the coding sequence ATGGCCGGAAGGCTCACCGACGACGTGATCATCAGCGGCATAGGCCAATCCGACATCGGTCGCCGACTCGGACGCGATCCGTTGGAGCTGACGATCGACGCATGTGTGGCAGCGGTCGAGGACGCCGGGCTCACCCTCGCAGATATCGACGGGCTGACGACCTATCCGGGCGCATCGATGGCCGGCAAAGGCTTTTCCGGCGCCGGACTGCGGGAACTGCACGACGCACTCGGGATTCGGCCCAACTGGGTCGCCGGTGGGGTCGAGTACCCCGGGCAGTTGGGTGCGGTGGTCGATGCGATGCTCGCCGTCGCGGGGGGCATGGCGAATCACGTGCTGTGCTGGCGCAGCATCTGGGAGGGCACGGCCCAGGGCAGCGGCCGCCGTCGTGGGTACGGGGTGCCGGCAGGCTCGCGCGCGACCGGTCAACTCGGCTGGCAGCTGCCTTACGGTGTGTCGGCGGCGAACCTCGCTGCGCTGCAAATCCGTTCGCGTATGGAACGTTTCGGCCTCAAGAGAGAGCAACTCGCTCAGATCGCGATCGTGCAGCGCGCGCATGCCAAGCTCAACCCGAAGGCGGTATACACCGATCCCATCGACCTGGACACCTATCTGGGGGCGAGGATGGTGTCGGACCCGCTGTGCATGTACGACTGCGACATCGCCTGCGACGGTGCGACGGCGTTCGTGGTGTCACGCGCGGAACACGCAGCTGCGCTGGATCATCCCGGCGTGGTCGTAGAAGCGCTCGACTGTGCGCACCACGATAGGTTTCTCTGGGAGGGTGGTCAGGATATCGCCCGCTTGAACTCCCGGTGGTCGACTATTTGGAAACGTACCGATTTCACGCCGGCCGACGTCGACTACGCGTCTCTATACGACGGTTTCAGTGTCTTCGTCCTGTGCTTTCTGGAGGACTTCGGATTTTGTCAGTTCGGCGAGTCAGGGGAGTGGGTAGCTGATCCGGCGCGATTTTCACTCGGCGGCGAGTTACCCATCAACACCGCGGGCGGACAGCTCTCCGGTGGTCGTCTGCATGGCTTCGGTCATTTGCACGAAGCGTGTGTGCAGGTACGCGGAGACGGGGGTGTCCGGCAGGTGCCCGACGCCGCCCTGGCGGCCTGTGGCGTCGGCGGCGCCAACAGCGGCACAACGATGATGCTGTTACGCCGATCGAACTGA
- a CDS encoding TetR/AcrR family transcriptional regulator yields the protein MADGAKRSSVQSRSAGSHKSRRNGKLVAVSDQRSVDATRRTEILRAASAVVAATGLRTSVQQIADAAGILAGSLYHHFESKEAIFLELIRRYHADLDRIGDAALARVDEPDRGPVSDQIEALACEIARCAVEHRAALQMSFYEGPSNDPELVQLAKRPPAKIQAAMLQALRAGRWSGYIRVDSDLPTLADRICQSMLHAGLDPVRHNAAVDEVAKLKSRILLEGLAVNSPTDADLDKSEAFAVAEEIIESWVDTEDATDLKAAHLRAVARAEFGRRGYEMTTVRDIAAASGLCTGTVYRVVGSKDELLMSIMLEFGRKVGGAWTDIVRSDSTTIEKLDALSWLNINALDQFPDEFRIQLAWLRQTPPDTATPAWSFATRIRQMKALLAKGIRAGEIRTESAATEQLARCIIGEQWIPENILRDIGTRNSLLLARDTTLRGIADRDK from the coding sequence ATGGCCGACGGCGCGAAGCGAAGTTCCGTCCAGAGCCGGTCCGCGGGGAGCCATAAAAGTCGTCGCAATGGCAAGCTCGTCGCAGTGTCGGACCAGCGATCGGTTGACGCCACCCGCCGCACCGAAATCTTGAGAGCGGCAAGCGCCGTTGTCGCCGCGACGGGCTTAAGGACGTCCGTGCAACAGATCGCTGACGCCGCGGGCATTCTGGCCGGCAGTCTGTATCACCACTTCGAGTCGAAAGAGGCCATCTTCCTCGAGCTTATTCGGCGCTATCACGCTGATCTGGATCGTATCGGTGACGCGGCCCTCGCACGCGTCGACGAACCCGACCGTGGTCCAGTGTCCGATCAGATCGAAGCACTCGCGTGCGAAATCGCACGCTGCGCTGTGGAACATCGTGCCGCACTTCAGATGTCGTTCTACGAGGGCCCCAGCAATGATCCCGAGCTTGTCCAATTGGCGAAGCGTCCGCCGGCCAAGATCCAAGCCGCGATGCTGCAGGCGCTCCGCGCCGGCCGATGGAGCGGGTATATCCGAGTCGACTCCGATTTGCCCACCTTGGCCGACCGTATCTGCCAGAGCATGTTGCATGCTGGTCTCGATCCCGTCCGACACAATGCCGCCGTCGACGAAGTGGCCAAACTGAAAAGTCGGATCCTGTTAGAAGGCCTCGCGGTCAATTCACCTACTGACGCCGATCTCGACAAGTCAGAAGCATTCGCGGTGGCCGAGGAGATCATCGAGAGTTGGGTGGACACCGAAGATGCCACCGATCTCAAGGCCGCTCATTTGCGGGCGGTCGCGCGCGCCGAATTCGGTCGACGTGGATACGAAATGACGACGGTGCGCGACATCGCCGCAGCCTCGGGCTTGTGCACCGGGACGGTTTACCGTGTAGTCGGCTCCAAAGATGAGCTGCTGATGTCGATCATGCTCGAGTTCGGACGCAAGGTTGGTGGTGCTTGGACGGATATTGTCCGCTCGGATTCGACGACCATTGAGAAGCTCGATGCGCTGAGCTGGCTGAATATCAATGCGCTCGACCAATTTCCGGACGAGTTTCGAATTCAGTTGGCGTGGCTGCGTCAAACACCCCCCGATACGGCCACCCCGGCGTGGTCGTTCGCCACCCGCATTCGGCAGATGAAAGCACTTCTAGCCAAGGGTATTCGGGCAGGCGAGATAAGGACCGAGAGCGCAGCAACGGAACAATTAGCTCGCTGCATCATCGGCGAGCAGTGGATTCCAGAAAACATTCTGAGAGATATTGGCACACGAAATTCCCTTTTGCTGGCTCGAGACACCACCCTGCGGGGTATCGCTGACCGTGACAAGTGA